One Streptomyces hundungensis DNA segment encodes these proteins:
- a CDS encoding DUF3151 domain-containing protein, whose protein sequence is MSLHENLLGGPAPTLLPDDPEPRDLLAQGTAPADVAAKYPTSSLAWAQLADDAFDGGRTVESYAYARTGYHRGLDSLRRAGWKGHGPVPWEHEPNRGFLRALHALARAAQAIGEDAEYERCTTFLRDSSELAAETLG, encoded by the coding sequence ATGTCCCTTCACGAGAACCTGCTGGGCGGCCCCGCCCCGACCCTCCTGCCCGACGACCCCGAGCCCCGCGACCTGCTCGCCCAGGGCACCGCCCCCGCCGACGTCGCCGCGAAGTACCCCACCTCCTCCCTCGCCTGGGCGCAGCTCGCCGACGACGCCTTCGACGGCGGCCGCACCGTCGAGTCGTACGCCTACGCCCGTACCGGATACCACCGCGGCCTCGACTCGCTGCGCCGCGCCGGGTGGAAGGGCCACGGCCCGGTGCCGTGGGAGCACGAGCCCAACCGCGGCTTCCTGCGGGCCCTGCACGCCCTCGCGCGCGCCGCGCAGGCGATCGGTGAGGACGCCGAGTACGAGCGCTGCACGACCTTCCTGCGGGATTCCTCCGAGCTCGCCGCCGAGACCCTGGGCTGA
- a CDS encoding MFS transporter yields the protein MGTRPARWVLLTTVLGSGMALLDSTVVNVALPHIGTDLDADMAVLQWTVNAYMLTLAGLILLGGALGDRYGRRKVFVIGVVWFAAGSLLCGVAPTAGVLIAARALQGIGGALLTPGSLAIIQSGFHPDDRARAVGVWSGLGGVGAAVGPFLGGWLVDGPGWRWVFLINVPLAALCVAVALGHVPETRDPRVHTGRFDAAGAALGALALALVTYALIEAPGQGSSGVVVGAGVAGLGLGVVFVRRERRLPDPMLPPAIFRSRIFTAVNCVTVCVYAAFGGFFFLAALQLQVVAGYSALGAGAALLPTTVLMLLLSARSGELGRRIGPRVPLTVGPLLCAAGMLLMLRVGEHAAYVSDVLPALVVLGLGMVTLVAPLTATVLASVDEGRAGLASGINNAAARAAGLLAVAALPLAAGMGPEAYRSAAEFGATFRRAMPMCAGALVLASGVAFFAVRRAGRGVVPECRMQCGVSAPALEPNPNPSTP from the coding sequence ATGGGCACCCGCCCCGCCCGCTGGGTGCTCCTCACCACCGTTCTGGGCTCGGGCATGGCCCTCCTCGACTCGACCGTCGTCAACGTCGCGCTGCCCCACATCGGCACCGACCTCGACGCCGACATGGCCGTCCTGCAATGGACCGTCAACGCCTACATGCTCACCCTGGCCGGCCTCATCCTGCTGGGCGGCGCCCTGGGCGACCGCTACGGACGCCGGAAGGTGTTCGTGATCGGCGTGGTGTGGTTCGCCGCCGGATCGCTGCTGTGCGGCGTCGCCCCGACCGCCGGCGTGCTGATCGCCGCCCGCGCCCTCCAGGGCATCGGCGGAGCCCTGCTCACCCCCGGCTCGCTCGCGATCATCCAGTCGGGCTTCCACCCGGACGACCGGGCCCGCGCGGTCGGCGTGTGGTCCGGGCTGGGCGGGGTGGGCGCCGCCGTGGGCCCGTTCCTCGGGGGCTGGCTGGTGGACGGCCCCGGCTGGCGCTGGGTGTTCCTGATCAACGTGCCGCTCGCGGCGCTCTGCGTGGCCGTCGCCCTAGGCCACGTACCGGAGACACGGGACCCGCGGGTCCACACGGGCCGTTTCGACGCGGCGGGCGCGGCCCTGGGGGCGCTGGCGCTGGCCCTGGTGACGTACGCCCTGATCGAGGCGCCCGGTCAGGGCTCCTCGGGCGTGGTCGTGGGGGCCGGGGTCGCCGGTCTCGGGCTCGGCGTGGTCTTCGTCCGGCGCGAGCGGCGGCTGCCCGACCCGATGCTGCCGCCCGCCATCTTCCGCTCCCGGATCTTCACCGCGGTGAACTGCGTGACGGTCTGCGTGTACGCCGCCTTCGGCGGGTTCTTCTTCCTCGCCGCCCTCCAACTTCAGGTCGTCGCCGGATACTCGGCGCTGGGCGCGGGCGCCGCGCTGCTGCCGACGACGGTGCTGATGCTGCTGCTCTCGGCGCGTTCGGGTGAGCTGGGCCGCCGGATCGGCCCGCGCGTCCCGCTCACCGTGGGGCCGCTGCTGTGCGCGGCCGGGATGCTGCTGATGCTGCGGGTCGGGGAGCACGCGGCGTACGTGAGTGACGTGCTGCCCGCGCTCGTCGTGCTCGGCCTCGGCATGGTCACCCTGGTGGCGCCGCTCACCGCGACGGTGCTGGCCTCGGTCGACGAGGGGCGGGCCGGGCTGGCCAGCGGCATCAACAACGCCGCCGCGCGCGCCGCGGGTCTGCTCGCGGTGGCCGCGTTGCCGCTGGCCGCGGGGATGGGGCCGGAGGCGTACCGGTCGGCGGCGGAGTTCGGGGCGACGTTTCGGCGGGCCATGCCGATGTGCGCGGGGGCGTTGGTGCTGGCCTCGGGGGTGGCGTTCTTCGCCGTGCGGCGGGCGGGGCGGGGGGTGGTGCCGGAGTGTCGGATGCAGTGCGGGGTCTCCGCCCCGGCCCTGGAGCCCAACCCCAACCCCTCCACCCCGTAA
- a CDS encoding tryptophan 2,3-dioxygenase family protein: protein MSSKMSEPVTPPEGGDAPETPNLDFAGTTPYEDYVQADVLTHLQHLRSDDPGEMVFLVTTQVMELWFTVIVHEWETASRALREDRVPVAVDALKRSVRELEALNASWTPLAQLTPAQFNSYRSALGEGSGFQSAMYRRMEFLLGDKSASMLVPHRGAPRVHAELEKALGEPSLYDEVLALLARRGHAVPASVLQRDLTRKYEPSPEVEAVWAELYAGDQNGELVRLGEALTDVGELVWRWRNDHLVATRRAMGAKAGTGGSAGVAWLEKRATKNVFPELWTARSHV from the coding sequence ATGTCATCAAAGATGTCCGAACCGGTCACGCCGCCCGAGGGCGGCGACGCGCCGGAGACCCCGAACCTGGACTTCGCGGGCACCACACCGTACGAGGACTACGTCCAGGCGGACGTGCTCACCCACCTCCAGCACCTGCGCTCGGACGACCCGGGCGAGATGGTCTTCCTGGTCACCACCCAGGTCATGGAGTTGTGGTTCACCGTCATCGTGCACGAGTGGGAGACCGCCTCGCGCGCGCTGCGCGAGGACCGGGTGCCGGTCGCGGTCGACGCCCTGAAGCGCTCGGTGCGGGAGCTGGAGGCGCTCAACGCCTCGTGGACGCCGCTGGCGCAGCTGACCCCCGCCCAGTTCAACTCCTACCGGTCCGCGCTCGGCGAGGGCTCCGGGTTCCAGTCGGCGATGTACCGGCGGATGGAGTTCCTGCTCGGGGACAAGTCCGCGTCGATGCTGGTGCCGCACCGCGGCGCCCCGCGCGTCCACGCCGAGCTGGAGAAGGCGCTCGGCGAGCCCAGCCTGTACGACGAGGTGCTCGCGCTCCTCGCCCGCCGCGGCCACGCCGTACCGGCCTCCGTGCTCCAGCGCGACCTGACCCGCAAGTACGAGCCGAGCCCCGAGGTCGAGGCGGTCTGGGCCGAGCTGTACGCGGGCGACCAGAACGGTGAACTGGTGCGCCTGGGCGAGGCGTTGACCGATGTCGGCGAGCTCGTGTGGCGCTGGCGCAACGACCACCTCGTGGCAACCCGGCGCGCCATGGGCGCCAAGGCCGGCACGGGCGGCTCGGCCGGAGTGGCCTGGCTGGAGAAGCGCGCCACCAAGAACGTCTTCCCCGAGCTGTGGACGGCCCGCAGCCATGTCTGA
- the pyrE gene encoding orotate phosphoribosyltransferase yields MTDVRADLLQQIKDKAVVHGKVTLSSGIEADYYVDLRRVTLDGVAAPLVGQVMLDITAAFDFDAVGGLTMGADPVAGAMLHAAAARGRTLDAFVVRKAAKAHGMQRQVEGPDIKGRRVLVVEDTSTTGGSPLTAVEAVRAAGAEVVAVATIVDRATGAAEKITEGAGVPYVFAFSSEELGLA; encoded by the coding sequence ATGACTGATGTACGCGCTGACCTGCTCCAGCAGATCAAGGACAAGGCCGTGGTGCACGGCAAGGTGACCCTCTCCTCGGGAATCGAGGCCGACTACTACGTCGACCTGCGCCGGGTCACCCTTGACGGCGTCGCCGCGCCGCTGGTCGGCCAGGTGATGCTCGACATCACGGCCGCGTTCGACTTCGACGCGGTCGGCGGCCTGACCATGGGCGCCGACCCGGTGGCCGGCGCCATGCTGCACGCCGCCGCCGCCCGCGGCCGCACCCTGGACGCCTTCGTCGTCCGCAAGGCCGCCAAGGCGCACGGCATGCAGCGTCAGGTCGAGGGCCCGGACATCAAGGGCCGCCGGGTCCTGGTCGTCGAGGACACCTCCACCACCGGCGGCTCGCCGCTGACCGCCGTCGAGGCGGTCCGCGCGGCCGGCGCCGAGGTCGTCGCCGTGGCGACCATCGTGGACCGGGCGACCGGCGCCGCCGAGAAGATCACCGAGGGCGCGGGCGTGCCGTATGTCTTCGCGTTCTCCTCGGAGGAGCTGGGCCTGGCGTAG
- a CDS encoding MalY/PatB family protein, with product MTTYDFDTPVDRRGTWSIQWDGAAERFGADGLLPFTISDMDFRCPPPVLAALQERVAHGVFGYTDWQNEEFRSAVRDWYRDRHDTELDTTRLVYAPSVLSQLSQLLRMWTEPGDAVVVHTPVYDGFRRTVTGLGRELREVPLDDPAALDAALAGPRARVLLLCSPHNPTGRVWTEAELTSFASLAQRYGAAVISDEIHADFVHAGRRHLPWSRFGQGRWALITSGTKAFNFPSLTGSYGILGDAADHAEFVRRMQTGEGLGSPAVLSLTAHIAAYREGAGWLDAVRAYVAGNLALVASTLNSAFPELSWAPPQAGYLAWIDLRALGVEEGALQRELVEGERVAVMPGGVYGAPGFVRLNVGCARGKVGVGVAALVRALGRLT from the coding sequence ATGACCACGTACGACTTCGACACACCCGTTGACCGGCGCGGCACCTGGAGCATCCAGTGGGACGGGGCGGCCGAGCGGTTCGGGGCGGACGGACTGCTGCCGTTCACCATCTCCGACATGGACTTCCGCTGCCCGCCACCGGTGCTCGCGGCGCTCCAGGAGCGGGTCGCGCACGGGGTGTTCGGCTACACCGACTGGCAGAACGAGGAGTTCCGCTCGGCGGTACGCGACTGGTACCGCGACCGGCACGACACGGAGCTGGACACGACGCGGCTGGTGTACGCCCCGTCCGTCCTCAGCCAGCTCTCCCAGCTCCTGCGCATGTGGACCGAACCGGGCGACGCGGTCGTCGTCCACACCCCGGTGTACGACGGCTTCCGCAGGACGGTCACCGGGCTCGGCCGTGAGCTGCGCGAAGTCCCGCTCGACGACCCGGCGGCCCTCGATGCGGCGCTGGCCGGTCCGCGCGCCCGGGTGCTGCTGCTGTGCTCGCCGCACAACCCGACGGGCCGGGTGTGGACGGAGGCCGAACTGACGTCCTTCGCCTCGCTCGCGCAGCGGTACGGGGCCGCGGTGATCAGCGACGAGATCCACGCGGACTTCGTCCACGCGGGCCGCCGCCATCTGCCCTGGTCGCGCTTCGGGCAGGGCCGCTGGGCGCTGATCACCTCCGGCACCAAGGCGTTCAACTTCCCCTCCCTCACCGGCTCCTACGGAATCCTCGGGGACGCGGCGGACCACGCGGAGTTCGTCCGCCGCATGCAGACGGGCGAGGGCCTCGGCTCCCCGGCGGTCCTCTCGCTGACCGCGCACATCGCGGCGTACCGGGAGGGGGCGGGGTGGCTGGACGCGGTGCGGGCGTACGTGGCGGGGAACCTCGCGCTGGTCGCCTCGACCCTCAACTCGGCCTTCCCCGAGCTCAGTTGGGCTCCTCCGCAGGCCGGGTACCTCGCGTGGATCGATCTGCGGGCGCTCGGGGTGGAGGAGGGGGCGTTGCAGCGGGAGCTGGTGGAGGGGGAGCGGGTGGCGGTCATGCCGGGTGGGGTGTACGGGGCGCCGGGGTTCGTTCGGCTGAACGTGGGGTGTGCGCGGGGGAAGGTGGGGGTGGGGGTGGCGGCGCTGGTGCGGGCGCTGGGTCGGCTGACCTGA
- a CDS encoding SRPBCC domain-containing protein, giving the protein MEHEVFVPVESHSLRQTLRDPARVARCVPGFQQDAGEPPIAGRLKVRLGGHTITYRGALRVTERDGDVFALEGEGVEVRGAGAAKLTLTVRLEAAPGGTTLAFAGTALAEGRATEVPQEAVNASAVRLLDRFAAQLAHPARTEQPEAADLAAAAEDPTAPPDAADTDLNTDLDPEGPARRRPAPGPVGQDPDLDAAPGPGPVPDAELGAILGDEDLASVFDAEVPPPSLDPLADDEFAIEVGAPAEAAHARRTMIGRSAEEVDHAPPRGRYAPVPAPSGSNAGATLRWAAPAAALALASAVVVGRALRRRR; this is encoded by the coding sequence ATGGAGCATGAGGTGTTCGTTCCGGTTGAGAGCCACTCCCTGCGGCAGACGCTGCGCGACCCCGCCCGGGTCGCGCGCTGTGTGCCGGGGTTCCAGCAGGATGCGGGCGAGCCGCCCATCGCGGGCCGTCTGAAGGTCCGCCTCGGCGGCCACACCATCACCTACCGGGGCGCCCTGCGCGTCACCGAGCGGGACGGTGACGTGTTCGCCCTGGAGGGCGAGGGTGTCGAGGTCCGCGGCGCGGGCGCCGCCAAGCTCACCCTGACCGTACGGCTGGAAGCGGCCCCCGGCGGCACCACGCTGGCCTTCGCGGGCACGGCGCTCGCGGAGGGCCGGGCCACCGAGGTGCCGCAGGAGGCCGTCAACGCGTCGGCCGTGCGGCTGCTCGACCGGTTCGCGGCCCAGCTGGCCCACCCGGCCCGTACGGAGCAACCGGAGGCGGCGGACCTCGCGGCCGCGGCCGAGGACCCCACGGCCCCGCCGGACGCCGCCGACACGGACCTCAACACCGACCTCGACCCCGAAGGTCCGGCGCGGCGGCGCCCGGCCCCCGGACCCGTCGGCCAGGACCCGGACCTCGACGCGGCCCCCGGTCCCGGCCCGGTCCCGGACGCCGAACTCGGCGCCATCCTGGGGGACGAAGACCTCGCGTCGGTCTTCGACGCCGAGGTGCCCCCGCCCTCCCTCGACCCGCTCGCCGACGACGAATTCGCCATCGAGGTCGGCGCGCCCGCCGAGGCCGCGCACGCCCGCCGCACCATGATCGGCCGCAGCGCCGAGGAGGTCGACCACGCCCCGCCGCGCGGCCGTTACGCCCCCGTGCCCGCGCCCTCGGGCAGCAACGCCGGTGCCACACTGCGCTGGGCCGCGCCGGCCGCGGCCCTCGCGCTCGCCTCCGCGGTCGTCGTCGGGCGCGCGCTCAGGCGCCGGCGCTGA
- a CDS encoding aldose 1-epimerase, giving the protein MSSDQIKLGVGAAELTVDAGNGCRISSLVIDGTEVLRQGDKYGCFPMVPWCGRVENGQFRDGGVKHQLPLNSPPHAIHGTGRDHAWHTARVSDTEAVFTYELAEPWPYTGRVTQIFELTPDALTVRMGVETYDNSFPAQVGWHPWFVREIDGSRVGLAFDAAWQEERGDDHLPTGRRIEPLPGPWDDCFGMPDGVDVTLTWPGRLELKVTSPGEWVVIYDEQAEAVCVEPQSGPPNGLNTLPRLVTPIEPLELATTWSWRRL; this is encoded by the coding sequence GTGAGCAGTGACCAGATCAAATTGGGCGTCGGCGCCGCTGAATTGACCGTCGACGCGGGCAACGGCTGCCGGATCAGCAGCCTGGTGATCGACGGCACCGAGGTGCTGCGCCAGGGCGACAAGTACGGCTGCTTCCCGATGGTGCCGTGGTGCGGCCGCGTCGAGAACGGCCAGTTCCGCGACGGCGGGGTGAAGCACCAGCTCCCCCTCAACTCGCCACCGCACGCCATCCACGGCACCGGCCGCGACCACGCGTGGCACACCGCGCGCGTCTCGGACACCGAGGCCGTGTTCACCTACGAGCTGGCCGAACCCTGGCCGTACACCGGCCGGGTCACCCAGATCTTCGAGCTGACCCCGGACGCGCTGACCGTGCGGATGGGCGTGGAGACGTACGACAACTCCTTTCCGGCGCAGGTCGGTTGGCACCCCTGGTTCGTGCGGGAGATCGACGGCAGCCGGGTCGGGCTCGCCTTCGACGCCGCCTGGCAGGAGGAGCGCGGCGACGACCACCTGCCCACCGGACGGCGGATCGAGCCGCTCCCCGGCCCCTGGGACGACTGCTTCGGGATGCCCGACGGCGTCGACGTCACCCTCACCTGGCCCGGTCGCCTCGAACTGAAGGTGACCAGCCCCGGCGAGTGGGTCGTCATCTACGACGAGCAGGCCGAGGCGGTGTGCGTGGAGCCGCAGTCCGGCCCGCCCAACGGCCTCAACACGCTGCCCCGCCTGGTCACCCCGATCGAACCGCTGGAGCTGGCGACGACATGGAGCTGGCGGCGGCTGTGA
- a CDS encoding DUF3152 domain-containing protein — MSQTGRAGEPGRTSRSRTARTTSNSTTSNSTTSNSTTSNSTTSNSTTSTATTSALTTPRSRTLLVVAALLGTTLLGGVALAQWPGGHGKAVEAGNTVASPMEEQSPRPVEPSPPPTPAKASGDPGRPADPGTPEEPSVPPSGPGTFTAARAAGKVVGTGGPLRRYQVQVEDGAGVSATQAAVDVQAILSDGRSWAAHGKGRFQLVADGADVVIKIATPKTTDKLCASVGDTGGELNCEVAGGVVVNLKRWAKGSPQYAGPPAEYRHLIINHEIGHLIGYHQHMGCPGPGRAAPVMMQQIKGLDGCTSNAWPYTAQGTFVTGPPAP; from the coding sequence TTGAGCCAGACCGGCCGAGCCGGCGAACCCGGCCGAACCAGCCGCTCCCGTACCGCCAGAACCACCAGCAACAGCACCACCAGCAACAGCACCACCAGCAACAGCACCACCAGCAACAGCACCACCAGCAACAGCACCACCAGCACCGCCACCACCAGCGCCCTCACCACCCCGCGCTCACGCACGCTGCTCGTGGTCGCGGCGCTCCTCGGGACCACCCTGCTGGGCGGGGTCGCGCTCGCGCAGTGGCCCGGCGGGCACGGAAAGGCCGTGGAGGCGGGCAACACCGTGGCGAGCCCCATGGAGGAGCAGTCCCCGCGGCCCGTCGAGCCGTCGCCGCCGCCGACGCCCGCCAAGGCCTCGGGCGACCCCGGCCGTCCCGCCGACCCCGGCACCCCGGAGGAACCGTCCGTACCACCGTCCGGCCCCGGCACCTTCACCGCCGCCCGGGCCGCCGGAAAGGTCGTCGGCACCGGTGGCCCGCTGCGCCGCTACCAGGTGCAGGTCGAGGACGGCGCGGGAGTCTCCGCCACGCAGGCCGCCGTCGACGTCCAGGCGATCCTGTCCGACGGGCGCAGCTGGGCCGCGCACGGAAAGGGCCGTTTCCAGCTGGTCGCGGACGGCGCCGACGTCGTCATCAAGATCGCCACCCCTAAGACCACCGACAAGCTGTGCGCCTCCGTAGGCGACACCGGCGGCGAGCTGAACTGCGAGGTCGCGGGCGGTGTCGTCGTCAATCTCAAGCGGTGGGCGAAGGGGTCCCCGCAGTACGCCGGGCCGCCCGCCGAGTACCGCCATCTCATCATCAACCACGAGATAGGCCACTTGATCGGCTACCACCAGCACATGGGCTGCCCGGGCCCGGGCAGGGCCGCCCCGGTGATGATGCAGCAGATCAAGGGGCTCGACGGCTGCACGTCCAACGCCTGGCCGTACACCGCGCAGGGGACCTTCGTCACGGGGCCCCCGGCGCCCTGA
- the fbaA gene encoding class II fructose-bisphosphate aldolase has product MPIATPEVYNEMLDRAKAGKFAYPAINVTSTQTLHAALRGFAEAESDGIIQISTGGAEFLGGQYNKDMVTGAVALAEFAHVVAAKYDITVALHTDHCPKDKLDGYVRPLLEVSAERVARGLNPLFQSHMWDGSAETLADNLAIGQELLAKAAAAKIILEVEITPTGGEEDGVSHEINDELYTTVDDALRTAEALGLGEKGRYLLAASFGNVHGVYKPGNVVLRPELLKDLQAGVAEKYGKPSPFDFVFHGGSGSSAEEIATALENGVVKMNLDTDTQYAFTRPVADHMFRNYDGVLKVDGEVGKKSTYDPRTWGKLAEAGMAKRVTEACANLRSTGTKLK; this is encoded by the coding sequence ATGCCCATCGCAACCCCCGAGGTCTACAACGAGATGCTCGACCGGGCGAAGGCAGGCAAGTTCGCCTACCCGGCCATCAATGTGACCTCGACCCAGACCCTGCACGCTGCGCTGCGCGGCTTCGCGGAGGCCGAGAGCGACGGCATCATCCAGATCTCCACCGGTGGTGCGGAGTTCCTGGGTGGCCAGTACAACAAGGACATGGTCACGGGCGCGGTCGCGCTGGCCGAGTTCGCGCACGTCGTCGCCGCCAAGTACGACATCACGGTCGCGCTGCACACCGACCACTGCCCCAAGGACAAGCTGGACGGCTATGTCCGCCCGCTCCTCGAGGTCTCCGCCGAGCGCGTGGCCAGGGGCCTGAACCCGCTGTTCCAGTCGCACATGTGGGACGGCTCCGCCGAGACCCTCGCGGACAACCTCGCCATCGGCCAGGAGCTGCTCGCCAAGGCCGCCGCCGCGAAGATCATCCTTGAGGTCGAGATCACCCCGACCGGCGGCGAGGAGGACGGCGTCAGCCACGAGATCAACGACGAGCTGTACACGACCGTCGACGACGCGCTGCGCACCGCGGAGGCCCTGGGCCTGGGCGAGAAGGGCCGCTACCTGCTCGCCGCGTCCTTCGGCAACGTCCACGGCGTCTACAAGCCGGGCAACGTCGTGCTCCGCCCCGAGCTGCTCAAGGACCTCCAGGCGGGCGTCGCCGAGAAGTACGGCAAGCCCTCCCCGTTCGACTTCGTCTTCCACGGCGGCTCGGGCTCCTCGGCCGAGGAGATCGCGACGGCCCTGGAGAACGGCGTCGTGAAGATGAACCTCGACACCGACACCCAGTACGCCTTCACCCGGCCGGTCGCGGACCACATGTTCCGCAACTACGACGGTGTCCTGAAGGTCGACGGCGAGGTCGGCAAGAAGTCGACCTACGACCCGCGCACCTGGGGCAAGCTGGCCGAGGCCGGCATGGCCAAGCGGGTGACCGAGGCGTGCGCCAACCTGCGCTCGACCGGTACGAAGCTGAAGTAG
- a CDS encoding polyamine aminopropyltransferase → MIEPLPAPVSSARSGRFLVLAVVFVCAACGLVYELELVALASYLIGDSVTQASVVLSVMVFAMGVGSLLAKRLRCRAAVGFGLIEAALALVGGCSAIVLYATFAWFGGSRYALVAFSLAIGILIGAEIPLLMTLIQRVSRRAAGDASGTVADLFAADYVGALVGGLAFPFLLLPQLGQLTSALLTGSVNAVAGGALVLLLFGRDLSPRARWALLGANALVLLVLALTTVMVDDFEQAARRAVYGGQVRVAVQTRVQEIVLTGKAGAPLDLFLDGRLRINGLDESRYHAALVGPALDAGPHGRVLILGGGDGLAAREVLRHRDVRSVTLVERDPGLLQLARDDPRLAALNAHALRDPRLRPVTGDAFGWLRGEGRLSGPYDVVVSDLPDPGITASTKLYSQEFYGLARRVLAPGGRLVVHAGPVAGRPRTFWTVASTVRAAGLTTFAYRATGRSAGFTAGPDRALGSAKSPHDWGFVLAARPAPHPFAAGAAPDRPGAEDRAGAGTWAAAGVRLPAGSLALTPPSEAAGYPPSTLVHPRYAD, encoded by the coding sequence ATGATCGAACCGCTCCCCGCTCCCGTGAGTAGTGCGCGGTCGGGCCGGTTCCTCGTCCTGGCCGTCGTGTTCGTCTGCGCCGCCTGCGGTCTCGTCTACGAGCTCGAACTGGTCGCCCTCGCCTCGTACTTGATCGGCGACTCCGTAACCCAGGCCTCCGTGGTCCTTTCGGTGATGGTCTTCGCCATGGGGGTCGGCTCGCTGCTCGCCAAGCGGCTGCGCTGCCGGGCCGCCGTCGGCTTCGGCCTCATCGAGGCCGCCCTCGCCCTGGTGGGCGGCTGCTCGGCGATCGTGCTCTACGCCACGTTCGCCTGGTTCGGCGGCTCGCGCTACGCGCTGGTCGCGTTCTCGCTCGCGATCGGCATACTGATCGGCGCCGAGATCCCGCTCCTGATGACCCTCATCCAACGGGTCTCGCGGCGCGCCGCGGGCGACGCGAGCGGCACGGTGGCCGACCTGTTCGCCGCGGACTACGTGGGCGCCCTCGTCGGCGGCCTCGCCTTCCCGTTCCTGCTGCTGCCCCAACTCGGCCAGCTCACCAGCGCCTTGCTCACCGGCTCGGTGAACGCGGTGGCGGGCGGCGCGCTCGTACTGCTGCTCTTCGGCCGCGACCTGTCCCCGCGCGCCCGCTGGGCGCTGCTCGGCGCCAACGCGCTCGTCCTGCTGGTCCTCGCCCTGACCACCGTCATGGTCGACGACTTCGAACAGGCCGCGCGGCGCGCCGTCTACGGAGGCCAGGTGCGGGTCGCCGTCCAGACCCGCGTCCAGGAGATCGTCCTGACCGGCAAGGCCGGCGCCCCGCTCGACCTGTTCCTCGACGGGCGGCTGCGCATCAACGGCCTCGACGAGTCCCGCTACCACGCGGCCCTGGTGGGGCCCGCGCTCGACGCGGGCCCGCACGGCCGTGTCCTGATCCTGGGCGGCGGCGACGGCCTCGCCGCCCGTGAAGTGCTGCGCCACCGGGACGTGCGCTCGGTGACCCTCGTCGAGCGCGACCCGGGCCTGCTCCAACTGGCGCGCGACGACCCGAGGTTGGCGGCCCTCAACGCCCACGCCCTGCGCGACCCGAGGCTGCGCCCGGTGACCGGGGACGCCTTCGGCTGGCTGCGCGGCGAGGGCCGCCTCTCTGGCCCGTACGACGTCGTCGTGTCCGACCTGCCCGACCCCGGCATCACCGCCAGCACCAAGCTCTACTCGCAGGAGTTCTACGGGCTCGCCCGGCGGGTCCTGGCGCCCGGCGGCCGGCTCGTGGTGCACGCGGGGCCGGTCGCGGGCCGGCCGCGCACGTTCTGGACGGTCGCCTCGACGGTGCGGGCGGCCGGTCTCACCACCTTCGCCTACCGGGCCACCGGCCGCAGCGCCGGGTTCACCGCGGGACCCGACCGCGCCCTCGGCTCGGCGAAGTCCCCGCACGACTGGGGCTTCGTCCTGGCGGCCCGCCCCGCCCCGCACCCGTTCGCCGCGGGAGCCGCACCGGACCGGCCCGGCGCCGAGGACCGGGCGGGCGCGGGGACCTGGGCCGCGGCGGGGGTGCGGCTGCCGGCCGGAAGCCTCGCGCTGACCCCGCCCTCGGAGGCGGCCGGCTATCCGCCCTCGACGCTGGTGCACCCCCGGTACGCGGACTGA